The stretch of DNA GAGAGGCAAACAGTGCCGCTAGCTACTCTTTAGAGGCTCTGGGCAGAAAATGCAGCCCCAGCCCCAAAAGTAGCCAGAAGAAGTCAGAGGCCACCAAAGTCTCTTTCCCCGTGGGCCAAAGTCTCTCTGCGGTTCCAGAGAAGCCCTGCGGCTCCCAGGATGATGCTGTGATCAAAGGCTGGAAGGGGCTTTACGCACCTGAACCATGTTTCAGGGAAAGGTGAAAAGATTCTTGGAAAGGCCTTTTCAAGGATAAATTcttctaagtttaaaaaaaaaaaaaaggacatttttgaGGCTACAGGTGTGTTCATAGATTTGAAGCTCCATGAatgacaaatagaaaaagaaacaaagcgtGTGACTTTAAGTTCACTGTGTGGTGTACAGCGACTGAACAGAGTACACTTTTTACGGGGCctgaaaaaaagaggcaaaaatcCCGCATCACGAGAGTAAGGAGGCTAAAGCTATGTTCAAATGGTTGTGTTTTGACAAAATACTGTAAGGTGGAGAACAAACACTCGTCGGTAAAGAGATCTGGAAACCCCAAGGAAACAGCCAGTGTCGTTCCTGTAACAAAACCCATCGTGGCCAGGCCCCACAGCAGCCGCCTCACGGCACTGCCTGCCTGGCGGTGAGCGTGGGCTTCCCGACGGCCGGCGTACAGTCCAGTGGATGCGTCACAGGTTCAATCCGATCCCCTGGCCTGTGGCTTTAAGCCTCcttatccctcccccacccccagacctGGCCAGGCCTGGAGAGTCTCACTAAAACACACCATGTTGTCGACTCCCCTCGGCAAATAAACCGTTTTCTAAAACGACAGATGATGCAAGAGGATGAAGATCTATTTTAAGAGACTCATCAAAAGTCACTATAAACAAACTCTCAGGTCACAGAAATCCAATTTCAGGACCTGGGTTCTTTGTGTTACATACACGCCCAAACAGGATGTACTGGGGTTGGGACTGCGGTGGGGGTGGGTTGGCTTCTGCAAGGTACGCATCCTCCCTCCCCTGCACTGAGAAGCCTAGCAAAGCCAGTGTTCCGTCTTCCTACTCCCCACACCCGGGGGGGAACAAAAGGGGGCCTGAGGCGCAAGGAGGGCACCCAGAGCAGGAGGTCTGTTGGAGCAGAGGGAGCCTGTGGGCGGGGATCCTTCCGGGCTGAGCTCAGGGGCCCCTTGGAATCACAACACACCGCCTGGCAAGGCAGTGACAGGCTTGCCCCCTGGGCTCCCCAGGCTGCCTGCGCTCCGCTCCGAGGCCAACAGCATCGCCTGGCTGGTGGGGAAGGGGGCTTTCCAGAGGTTTGGTCACCTGTGCTCTTCACACCTGAGCCAAGGTCTTCTAGTTCTCCCTGTCCCACAGGCCCCCATCCCTTCTTCCACTCTCTCTGGTCCTGTCTTTCCTCTTTGGGCACCAATGGAGGGCAGGACAGCCCAGCAGACACCATGGCACTGTGGCCCCTTCCTGTCCCACATGCCTCTGAGAAACCCTCTCCACGGCCCACAGAAACCTAAAATCAGATCAAAGCTGCAGGTATGTTTTGAGAAACACAATGTCCCTGCTGCTTTCAAAGAGGTGAATCTGCTCAGCAGATATCAGCGTCCCGTCGAGGGGAAAACAGCTTGCCAAAACCCAGGGCAGGTGAGCTTTCCTGGATCGGGAAACATGGGCAAGGGAAGAGGAAATGGGAGAAGCCTGCTTTTAAACAATactgttggctgggcgcagtggctcaagcctgtaatcccagcactttgggaggccgagacgggcggatcacgaggtcaggagatcaagaccatcctggctaacacggtgaaaccccgtccctactaaaaaatacaaaaaactggccaggtgaggtggcgggcgcctgtagtcccagctactcgggaggctgaggcagaatggcatgaacccgggaggcggagcttgcagcgagctgagatccggccgctgcactccagcctgggcgacagagcgagaaggctccgtctcaaaaaaaaaaaaaaaaaacacacaacaacaaaaaacaatactGTTGACAAGCACATTGTCTTTGAGGGTTCCTGGGTTGAAGACACCCCACCCTCAGCCGTGGCCTCCTAGCAGCTCAGTCAGGAGTAACAAACAAAAGGTCTTCTCTCAGCGTCAGTCAATAGGTCCTCCTAAGAACCAGAGACACAGGATCCAGACACAGGGAGGAACTCTGAAGAGAGGAGATAAATACCAGCACTAAACAGACCTCTTAGAGTGTCCTTCTACCAAGAAACCCCCTGGGCTCAGCCCGGAGAAGAGGCTGGTGCTCCAGGGCCCTCCAGGGCTGCGACAGCCCTTCCTGGATGGTTCCAGCTCTGCGGTTTCCCTGGCCTCTGGTGGCCACACAGAACATCCATGGTGAGCCCTGTTCTCCTGGCCATTCCCCAGGTGACTTATGCAGGTCAACTGCAAttgcatttcacaaatatttaatcCCGACTTGTTCCCAGTAACAGAATCCCCCAGTGTGAAGGCAGCAGAACCTTTCAGAGCACACGCTCTGCCGAGCCCGAAGGTCTCAGAAGGCTGGGGAGCCTCTGGCGAGGCCTGCAGTAGACCATCCCCTAGGCTGGGGCTGCAAGCTCAGCACCTGCAGCCCAATAGCCAGGCGGTTCCAAGTCCTATCAGGGTTCCCTAAAGATGCTACTCATACATCCTCATACCTGGCACCAGGCCACACCCCCTAAGACGCACTGCCTCTCATAAGCTCACTGCAAGGTAGGAGCCAGGACCTACAGCTGCTTCCATTCTCATGCCCCCACTTCCCTAGAGGACACCCTTCCCTGGCTGGGCATCTCACAGAGATGGTGACACCAACGACCCCAAGGACACCACAGCAGCAAACATGCTGGATGCACCAGGAGCATACAGTTCAGAGGGAATGGCTTGGGTCTGAGTCCCAACTTTTCCAGGGAGGTGGGAAGCAGTCAGCACAGCGGCAGGCCCATTCATCCCAGTATTTACCGGGCGGCAAAGACAGGTCGGGCATCCTTTTGGGGCTGGGGCTACAAAACACACCCCCGCCTTTGTGGGATTCACACATAAGCGGACTCAGCCTACAGCAGAAACGTGTGCTAAGAGGGAGAGATATGTGAAGCGGCACTGGCTATTCAAGGGGGTTTTTCCTGGTGAAGCTGCCCCCAGGAAGCCCTCATGTCTGAAACAGGGGAAGAGTAGGAGAACAGGGAGTggcaggttcaaatcctggttctgccactttctagccGGATGACCCTGGGCAAATTAGTTCACCTTTCTGGGTCTTAATATCCTCATCTAGGAAATGGGAGTAATTTGCTTTCCTCCTCTGGAGGTGGCTGGCTGGGAGGTGTCCAGGAAGTCAGGAGCGTGGGAAAAGGgtctagaacagagcctggccAGCCGTCATTACTAAGAGCACTGCCATCAGGCAGGAGGGTCTGCAGCGGACCCTGGAGAGGCCAGAGCAGAAATGTAGGCCGCCTTGAAGGCCACGGAAGGCACGGGTGACTTTTAAACCAGAGGCAAGAGTTCCCAGGACCTACGTCCACAGCCGCCTGAACTCACGCCCGGTGTCCACCCTCCAGAGAGCGGGGCCTATGCACGGACTGTCCGGCCCGCGGGCCACGGCTGCCCAGGCCTCGGGAACACGCGGCCTTTTCGGGGCCACTCTGCCAAGGGCTTCCTGCCGAGCTCGTCCTCATCTAGACCAGAACTAAGGACCCCAATTCTCAGGCCAGCCACCGGCCAAGCGGCGGAGCCGGGGCGCCCAGGTGCCCATGCGGCCAAAGACATAAAATTCCGTCTGCTCCAGGGCCAGGCTGGCCGCCAACCCTCCCACCTCGCGGCGGGTAACGCTGGACCCCggaccccagcctcccaggaCGACCGCGCGAACTACCAGGCCCGGCAGGCCCCGCTCTGGTCCCTGCGGCGCCTGCCGGGAGCTGTAGTGCGGCCGTCGCCCCGAGCCTGCGTATCGGCGCCACCGCGGACTACAAGGCCCGTGAGGCTGTGCGCGGCGGTCCGCGGACTACAAGGCCCGTGAGGCTGTGCGCGAGGCCCGCGCCCCCGCCCTTCGTCCTTCCCGCCGCCCCCGCTCGCCGGCCCACCTCCGGCGCCCCGCCCGCCCCCGCCGTCCGCACCCAGCTCCCGGCCCGCGGCTACCTATGTCGATGGCGAAGCGCTTGGCATTCTCCAGGTTGCGGAAGATCTCGTCGGGGGGCAGCGTGATGCTCTTGTCCAGGCTGTCCCCGCTGCTCCCGCTGCCGCTTGCTCCACACTCCGCCATTTTGAAAGTGCCCGGCCAGCTCATCAGCCATGGAGATATATGCGCATATATTTGACTACTAAACGCCCCTCGCATAGATTATGTTAATGAGGCGCCGGGCCCGCCCCCCGGCCTCTGAAGTCTCGGCCGCTGACTAGGCCCAGTCCTGGACAGGGGTCCGAGAGGCCTGGGGCGGCGGGCAGGCGGGCGGTTATCCTCCAGAGATCGCACATCAGCGCAGAACATCTGATGTTCTTTTACCGCGCTATCCACAGGTTTAGCTCAGATGCTCTGAGCCTTGCTGAGGGAGGCCTCGGAGGCCGCCCACCTGCTTCTAAGGTGGCACGTGGGTCTGCAGACCGTCAGAGAGCCCTGCCCTTCAGCGAGTGCCTGCTGTAAGCTTGGCCTTGCACACCAGGGCGAATGTGATGCGGTCTTTGCTAGGGTGACTCAATCCTGGCTTCCCAGGGGCGTGGGATTTTCAATGTTAAAAGTCCCATGCAAACTAGAGGAGCAGGGAACCGTGCCCCGCCTGGGAGGAGCCCAGCCTGGCATAGCACCTGCGGGTAGGGAAGATGTGTGCTGTAATGGCGATCTGTGGAAAGTGCTGTGGTCGGGGGAAGCCAGGCAGGCTGCCTGTGGGCGAGACAGGTGCCTGGGAGGCTGCAGGAACAAGCCTCGGAAGCAGCTGGAGCCAGGAGAGGGGTGTAGGTGGGGCAGGCCAGGATTCCAGGGCGAGTGGCTCGGAAGCCCTGCTGGCATGAAGAGATGCATCTTCTCTAGAGTCTCTGGGCACCTTGGGAAAGAGTCCAGTGTTGGAAGCAGACAGATCAGCCCCTCCCGGGTAACCCGGGGTCATTACTGCACGTCTCTGGCCCTCAGCCTCTATCTGCACGTGGAGAATGCCACCAGCTGCCTGGCAGGGCTCCTGGGAGCACAGGCCTGGGGGGCAGCACAAACTCCAGGGATAATGCATCTGTGTGCACGGGGCAAGGCTTTGGAGAGGAGGCATCCTTGCCTGTGTCTTCCAAGGCTGTGGCTGTGTGGCTCTGGACGCGGAGCCTGCCCCAGGGAGGCCTGAGTGGAAGAGTGGAGCACACCCCAGGCAGCTCAGACCTCTGGCAGCTCAGACCCCTGGCAGCATGGTGTGCCATGGGCCAGCCTGGCAGGAGGTGCCCTCCACGGGGGGCGCCCACCTGTGTACCCACTGAACATGCGGGAAAAATGCAGGCGAATGGGGGCCCTCCTTGTGCTCTGCCCACCATTCCTGGCGGCTTGGTAGGGACTTCAGGAGGCCACTGGCAGACACTGGGTTGGCCTGGCGGGGGGGACCCTGTCTAGACATTGCCTGCGGAGTAGCCAGAAAGGGGCTGAAGGCTGAGCGGGGTGAGAAGGGCTGagcaggaaggagcaggcagggcAGGCCCACACCCGTGGCTGCCACTTAGCGGGGATGGGAATGCGGCCCACTCCGGCCCAATCCTTGCTGGATGGATTTTGTCCCCTGGGAGCTGGTGGCCTCAGTTCTTGCAGACTCAGCCAACACCCTGTGGCCTGCCTAAAAATACATGCCCTTTCTGAGGCAAGGGATGGCCCCGCGCAGGCTCCTGCCAGGACTGCCGGATTCCCCTCTGTCACAGTGGCCAGTGGGCAGGTGTCCCTGGAGCCCATGCCAGGACTGGCGCTGCAGGCCGTGGGAGTGCGGCAGCAACTAGGggcaaatgttttctcctgttTGGCCCTGTCAAGCCCCCTTTGACTGTAGCGAGAGGTCTACTGTGGGCTGTGGCCCTGGGTCCCCTCTCAGTGAACAGAGCCTAAGGTCCTGCATTGTCATCTTGCCTCACCCCTACCTTCCGGGAGCTAGTGAAAGGCCTGGGAGGGAGACCCACCCAGGGCTCTGACCACGTCCACCCCCCAGCCCACCTTCCCCTGCCCCTGCTCCTCACctgctttccctcccttcctccctccctcccgctgTTCTTCAGGAGCAAGGACCCCACCCTTCTTCCTGGGTCCAGGGGGCCACTGGCAGGGGTCCCTCCCTGCTTAACTGCTACCATGGCCCTGCCCATTCACCTTCACCCCCTGCAGACCCACCCCGTGGCTGCCAAGGAAAGGTGTGAGGCACAGCAGAAGATAGACCATGGGCggagggtgggggggggggctgAACAGTCAGATTTTATTAGCGGCTTCAGAGCAGTCCCCTGGTTTCCACGTGACCGAGAGTTCAATTTCTGAGTACAAAGTCGTGCCCACACGCATCCACCCACACAGAGGAATCCTTTAAGGATCATAGTGGAGGCACCCACCCTCCCCAGACAGCCCAGTGTGAGCTCCAGCCAGACCACCAGGCACACTCGGAGCCTTTTGGCCACAGCCGGCAGGGTCCTGGGCGCCCGTCCGGGGTGATCACTGCTTCCTATGAGGATACAGCTCAAGTTCGGCCTTCACAAAAGGCAAATGTGCCCGCGGCACAGCCCGCCTGCCAGGGGTGCGCCCAGCAGCTACGGGCCCTGAAGAAAGTCCTCTACAGGCTGGGGGCACCGGCGTGCGAACCCGGCACTACAAATATCATAGAACCCCGGGCGGCCGGGGACTTCCCAGAAGTCACTTGCTTAAATGCAAACACAGAACAACCCCATGGGGTCAGACACTTGGCAGAAGATGGGCCCTGATTGTCCTAAAACGGCAGGGACTCTGCACACACATTCTCTGAGAATGGGGCTCCTGCAGGCCGGCCAGCCTGGGGCTGGAGCCTTCCGGAGAAGGACGCGTCCAAGCCCTGGGCGGACGACGGCGGGAAGGCGCTTCCCTACAGGCGAGAGGAGCAGGCTCGCCCTCTGGTCCTCGGGAGGGGCCGCGCGCCCTCAGGTCCCGCCGGGTCACCAGGGCCGCCAGAGGCCGCAGGCGGGCTggcgcgcggcggcggcggcggcggcggccttGGCGGAGAGCGCGGGTGGGGTCGCGGCGCCCGGCGTCTTGGGCTCCTTGGCGGGCGCGGCGGGCGCGGCCGGGGGCCGCTGGAAGTGGTACAGCAGCTTCATCTGCGTGTCGCTGGCGGCGTGGAGCGTCAGGAACTGCACGGCCTCCTGCAGGCACCACGAGTAGCCTTCGCTGTAGTCCTGGTGCAGGCTCTTGGGGCCGGCGGCGGCGACGAAGGCTGCGGGGAGACGCGGCGGCGGTGAGCGGACGGCGGGGCGCGGGGAGCCGGGGCGCGGTGGGAACTCGGAGCCCGGGGGGCCGGGTGCGCTCACCTTTGCTGTGCTTCAGGTAGCTGACAGCCATCTCCAGGATGTCGGCCTTCTCCAGCTTGGAGTTGGGCTGGTGCCGCGCGAACTCCTGCTCCAGCAGCAGCTTCAGCTGCTCGATGCTGCTGTTGATGCGGTCGCGACGCATCTTCTCCACCACTGGCTTCCGCAGCTGCGGGAGGAGGGGGGTCAGGCTGGCCCGGCCCGGCGCGGAGACACCCGGGGACCAGACGCCGCAGGGACAGCGCGCTGGGCGAGCCTGGTACTTACTCGGTTTTTCTCTTTAGGGCTTAGCAGCTCTACGGCCACGGTGCTGGGG from Rhinopithecus roxellana isolate Shanxi Qingling chromosome 12, ASM756505v1, whole genome shotgun sequence encodes:
- the HES5 gene encoding transcription factor HES-5 encodes the protein MAPSTVAVELLSPKEKNRLRKPVVEKMRRDRINSSIEQLKLLLEQEFARHQPNSKLEKADILEMAVSYLKHSKAFVAAAGPKSLHQDYSEGYSWCLQEAVQFLTLHAASDTQMKLLYHFQRPPAAPAAPAKEPKTPGAATPPALSAKAAAAAAAARQPACGLWRPW